The genomic stretch gtgtgtgtgtgtgtgtgtgtgtgtatgtgtgtgtgtgtgtgtctgtatgtgtgtgtgtgtgtctgtatgtgtgtgtgtgtgtgtgtctgtgtgtgtgtgtgtgtgtgtgtgtgtgtctgtgtgtgtgtctgtgtgtgcctgtgtgtgtgtgtgtgtgtgtaacagTGCACGGACCTCGTCGGCGCGGTCGGCGTCGGCGTCGTCGGCGTCGGCGCGCGCGTCGCGCCACAGGCGCGTGCGCGTGTCGAGGTGGTGCGCCAGGCGCGCGGCCAGGCGCGCGTCGGCGCGCAGCACGGCGCGCTCCAGCGTCACGCCCGACACGGCGCGGATCCGCCGCTGCAGGTCGCGGTTCACGATCGCGCCCAGCTCGCACTCGCGCAACTGGATAGAAGTATGGTTTATGTTCTTAAAATCTGTGACGAGTATGACATacgcgtatagtacgacacaacttagatgtcgcatcgacaaaattcgtaaaaccgatcacatccgaattgagtacgctatcccaaattatcaatatttatttctcacgcgaatatgattgcacaaacgtaataacttgtaatatcatatgacctaatatattcgtcaatttgacgcttcgatgtacatgcacttgctttctctgacgtgtgaagctatagcgacgaatagcgtcgaatggcgcgatagggagctatttctattggttgtgtaaatcggcagtaatcggttttattttcattccattgcattttccgatgctacatctaacttgtgtctTACTGTAGTAGtttagttattaattacttaatttgaaGTCAGGCCTTCCTGCTATAACTAAGATAACAATAGATATAAACCGTAATTGTAGTAAACCTTACCCGTATATTATTAAGGTTCCAGCAGATGTCTTTAATATTGACTTCTCTGCGGAAGGTGACCCAGCCACGGCGGAACCAGCGTCGCTCGGGTAACGGGTCAGCTAGCGCGACGCGTAGGAATCCACCATAACGCTTGCACATCTACgaagataaataaaacacgactatttatataaatagaacaagaaaaatatattaaataagaatgcatcattttttattacattatatcgTTTTACAATAAGTATCCTTTCAAAGAGACACCAAAAAATGCTTCCGTAATAaactatttgacaatgcaaaaaataaattgtgaattattataatcagtgtatattatgactttaaaaatggttatttactcgaaagatgaaaataatacttagtttattccaaaatccataaataaaaatgcactttttcaaacgtttgtcaagTGACACAAAATGCTCCGGATTGGCCagacttatgatgaagtcactttcttgttaaccttgcttactatatgtaccacagattaaaatacaagaaagtaacgtcaccgaccccattgcagcgccatattgtccaagtagcgctTTTGCGCGctcttttactgggttccttaacttctattaaataatataaaatgcattttaaaaaccagtctaATAGCCTATTGGAATTGAGTTTCGATAGTTTGCAACAATACTTACGGCTTCCACTTCTGCCTTTGTTATGGTGGGTGCCAAATTTCTTAAGAAAATAGAAGTTGTTTTGTGTAAGGCACGGGATTCTTTCTTCTCTACAACAACATCATTGGCTGTGTCAGATTTGTTATCATGGTTCTCGTCTTTTTCCTTGCTATCGTCAATTTTTTCAACTGGTGACTTGGATCGCTCTTTTTGTTTAGGAGATTTTTCAGGTGTTTTTGATTTCGACTTTGACTTTTGACGCCGATTGTTAGTTTCACCTTCGTCTTCTGAGCTCGATGAAGAAGAACTTGACGACGAGGAACTTGAAGAGGATCCAGGAGGTGCTgtcaaataattaatgaattattgatTGTATTAGTTTACAgattattgtaaatacatattttgtaatctatacatataagaaaattggagtgtctgtttgtaatattaaaatagccctttttgaCTCAATGCACAAgcatatacacggtacatataccaaaataaccttctttacaatttttgacactctatctgtcagtctgtttgttccgcctaatctctgaaacgactggaccgattatgacgggattttcactggcagataactggtataataaggagtaactaaggctacaatttttttttgctaaattcaaacgcttacaAGGTCGTGGACATggtaaattttcaatataatattatgtaggaatgtgaaataactatttattcacAAATGTTTCtgctttttttttatcagtTCTAATTTGAACaactgaataaaattattatcaaattaaaaaaaacacacctCATTGAATAATAAAAGTCAAATATGCTGATAATGTGAgtgttgatttaaaattaaaataaatttaaaagaaaaactgttttaaaaacaaaatttttctttcatttattatatgttaagttTAAAACATTTAGCTCTGCATAAACTGTACAAGTATCCTTAACAGGTTCAACCGAGATATAAATCTATTTAGTGCCACTGAATATGATATGtgaaggaattaaattttataaataagggcAATATGCTTACGAGGTTCTTTTTCCGGTACTTCTTGATCAGGTTCTGTTCCAGGAGCAGAGTTGTAACGACAGAATAATTTAGCTTGTTCTTGTAGTTGACGGAGGTGGGGATCAATCTCCATAGTAAGAGGAGCTGTTGGCTTCGGAGATTCCGACTTTTGCTCCTATAAAAAATTAGTATATCAGTATTTCTTAtagctaaaattttaaaacattacttataaaatgtcaaaatgGAAATTTACCTTGTCATTGACTGTGTTCTCCTTTTCATCTTTGACTTTAATTTCATCGACATCAATTACAACGCCCTTGTCAGAATCGTttttatctgaaataaaaacaaaaaaaaacttttacatgttattttgtttttaaatacatacatttgtttataagtataaatttagaAGGCTTATATTAaacctattataaatattctatcaGTTACAAGCATTTAAACTTCCACATATTTAAAGCTTTATGTAATCAGATTTTCAACAAGGTAAGGGTCATATAAAGAGTAAATATTGAGATTTGTATACCTGGCTTGTCATTAGTAATTTCGACAGGTGCCGGGTCGTCAAGAGCTTTTAAATCTTCCTCAGTTCCACCTTCCAGTTTTATGACCACAGTATCTAGTAATCTTATCAACTTTTCAGACTTGTCTACATCCACAGTGACTTTGTCTAGTTCACCTTGCTCTAGAAGCTCCAGAAATACATTGAGACGATTCTGAAAATTATATGCTTAATATGAACAttacacataatattattagttacttATAATTCACAACTGAATTTATAACtagtgattttataaaaaatatttattctggcTAATCTAtacatctaataaaattaaagtgtctgtttgtaatattaaaataagccttttttactcaatgcatatgtgtgtatacactgtacatatacaacaaaaaaaaacaaacaaaacaaaaccaagtaacattttttacaattttagtttctctgtctctctgtctgtttgttccatctaaactggaacggctggaccgattttgacaggacttccactggcagataactgatataataaagagtaacttaaacttaggctacaataattttttttttgttaaattccattgcgtacaatgtcgcgggcacagctgaTGTAATATAAAACTGAAGAGTTACATTGTTCGAAAAACTTTTGTTGGTTTGAGATAGACTCATAGATTAAGAAAGGTTTTTAGATTTCACATTACAgagaaaattgtaatttataaaaaaataattttaccttCAAGGCAGCTAACTGTTCTTCTTTACGCTTCACTGATTCTTCAGGGTGATATTTTATCTTGAAcctacataacaaaaaaaaagcataGCATGAATCTCATGTAGCAATGAAATATGTTCTAAGAACAATAATCCATGTAAGATAGACCAATTTCTACGAAAAATATTCcatcaaacatttgatgtttttttctcTCCAATGATAAAGCAAGGACATTTCAAGTTATGATAAATAATGATGTCTTTATTATGGAGATCGGAATTTGGTCCAACATACCTGTGTATATAAACCTGCCAAAAttggtacaaaaataaaaattgcttatgtaatatttaaaaagcttCATAGTCTCACCTGCTCCACATTTGTGGAATAACAAAACCCTACCCCTAACAGTAACGAAACCCGTAGCATTGCGCGCTACGGGTCAACGCGAAATTAACTAGCTACACACAGCATTTTAACATTTGCATAAagtttgaatattttctttacgaCGTCCAGCAATTCCATACGCTGTAGACTGTAGGGAAAAaagttttctattaaaatttgcatatttaaaagattCTAAGCATAGTCTACTATAAATACCTTTCTACATTTGATATATTGaagattttagttttttttttatcctatAGCATagaatcttttaattattagcAAATCATTGAAACGGGATGTTATAAAATCACCATCAATACATTTGAACAAATTTTAACCTTGGCTATTCTTTTACATTTCTTACAGTTGTTCAATTTTGATTGTTttctaaataagattatttactctttgaaaaatatatgaagaaaTATAGAAGGAACATAACTAAATGTGTCTTACCACTCTTCTTCTTTATGAGCAAcaaaaaattcatttaattgcTGCCTTCTGAACTCAAGCttgtattcattatatttctgAATGGCATCATCTACAGTAATGGAGTCATCTTGAGCTGCTAAGAATGCCTTGAAAGTCATCATAGTTGGAGGACCATCTGTTGGACCCATTGGCAGCACAGCGTCTCtgacaatataaaattttaatgattatattacagAGTccactattatattatatttttaaataagataaaattactgttttaaatattcttgataAATTTGTTGCTATAAAACTCTCACATTGGTACATTCAATgcattaaagtattaataaattatgtagtaCCTTGCTGGTACTGGAGGCATTGGTTGCCCATAGCCTTGGTGAGTTGGATGAGGACCAAAGTGGTCATGTGCCCAACCATATGATCCATATGAATCATGTGGCATTCCTCCATATCTTCGGTCATCTACAGGCCAATCAGGTCTTATACGTTTGCTGGGTGGACCTTCACCCCTAACTGGTGAATATCCTCTGCTAGCACTGGCACCTCCACGATAGTCTCTGTAGTCAGGACCAGATCGGCCACCACGGGATCTATAATGACCAAAATtttcaatgttatatttaacaactagctgtgcctgtgacttCATGCtcacttaaatttaataaaaatgttagtgTTTACTTTGGCAGTGGCAGCTTTTGAGGTACTAAGTCATCGTTGGAAGCTCTCGATATAGCAGTGGTGGCATTGTATTAGGAATTGCAGTGTgtctttattactatttttttgtataaatcattaataaaagaagcctaagttactcattaCTACATGAGCTAACTGCTACTGATAATTgtgaacaatattattattgtagcaTATGTATCATGTAAGTGGTTATTTTaagattacaaacaaacacttcaattttatattaaagatattgatttatataccactataaaaaaattaatagtctGCTGttacattcatttattaattttacatatgaaATACATACAGAATCTCTAGATGCGTCTCAAAGAAAGATTAAAGTATTCTTTTATAAGattaagaataattttgtaAGGAATTCTGTACATTATTGTATATAGAATTTGTATAGATAATCAATGAGATAATGAAGAGATATATAATGCAATATTAATCGATAATAGATATTGAGAAATCA from Vanessa cardui chromosome 1, ilVanCard2.1, whole genome shotgun sequence encodes the following:
- the LOC124543656 gene encoding serrate RNA effector molecule homolog isoform X3, with product MWSRFKIKYHPEESVKRKEEQLAALKNRLNVFLELLEQGELDKVTVDVDKSEKLIRLLDTVVIKLEGGTEEDLKALDDPAPVEITNDKPDKNDSDKGVVIDVDEIKVKDEKENTVNDKEQKSESPKPTAPLTMEIDPHLRQLQEQAKLFCRYNSAPGTEPDQEVPEKEPPPPGSSSSSSSSSSSSSSSEDEGETNNRRQKSKSKSKTPEKSPKQKERSKSPVEKIDDSKEKDENHDNKSDTANDVVVEKKESRALHKTTSIFLRNLAPTITKAEVEAMCKRYGGFLRVALADPLPERRWFRRGWVTFRREVNIKDICWNLNNIRLRECELGAIVNRDLQRRIRAVSGVTLERAVLRADARLAARLAHHLDTRTRLWRDARADADDADADRADENFSLNSKNPVLHKITEHLIEEASTEEEELLGLEASSESTTQDQPDPELIRVLDRLVLYLRIVHSVDYYNHCEYPYEDEMPNRCGIMHARSGPPANKPTQQEIQDYIKTFEGKMSAFLQDVKPLSEEELQKLGIKDPDAEVEKFIQANTQELSKDKWLCPLSGKKFKGPDFIRKHIFNKHGEKVDEVRHEVSYFNAYVRDVRRPQQPEPPARAAPPAAHAPPPHPYGGSGGGGARGWGWGGWAPPQPYAPRHPRFSRPRGGGAEFRPVIHYRDLDAPREPDEFV
- the LOC124543656 gene encoding serrate RNA effector molecule homolog isoform X2, with product MADSDDEYDRKRRDKFRGERGAAEGSSYRSSDRREERSRGREEWSERSRGGRSGPDYRDYRGGASASRGYSPVRGEGPPSKRIRPDWPVDDRRYGGMPHDSYGSYGWAHDHFGPHPTHQGYGQPMPPVPARDAVLPMGPTDGPPTMMTFKAFLAAQDDSITVDDAIQKYNEYKLEFRRQQLNEFFVAHKEEEWFKIKYHPEESVKRKEEQLAALKNRLNVFLELLEQGELDKVTVDVDKSEKLIRLLDTVVIKLEGGTEEDLKALDDPAPVEITNDKPDKNDSDKGVVIDVDEIKVKDEKENTVNDKEQKSESPKPTAPLTMEIDPHLRQLQEQAKLFCRYNSAPGTEPDQEVPEKEPPPPGSSSSSSSSSSSSSSSEDEGETNNRRQKSKSKSKTPEKSPKQKERSKSPVEKIDDSKEKDENHDNKSDTANDVVVEKKESRALHKTTSIFLRNLAPTITKAEVEAMCKRYGGFLRVALADPLPERRWFRRGWVTFRREVNIKDICWNLNNIRLRECELGAIVNRDLQRRIRAVSGVTLERAVLRADARLAARLAHHLDTRTRLWRDARADADDADADRADENFSLNSKNPVLHKITEHLIEEASTEEEELLGLEASSESTTQDQPDPELIRVLDRLVLYLRIVHSVDYYNHCEYPYEDEMPNRCGIMHARSGPPANKPTQQEIQDYIKTFEGKMSAFLQDVKPLSEEELQKLGIKDPDAEVEKFIQANTQELSKDKWLCPLSGKKFKGPDFIRKHIFNKHGEKVDEVRHEVSYFNAYVRDVRRPQQPEPPARAAPPAAHAPPPHPYGGSGGGGARGWGWGGWAPPQPYAPRHPRFSRPRENVDRSRPIIAYNDLDFPDSGDIF
- the LOC124543656 gene encoding serrate RNA effector molecule homolog isoform X1, translating into MADSDDEYDRKRRDKFRGERGAAEGSSYRSSDRREERSRGREEWSERSRGGRSGPDYRDYRGGASASRGYSPVRGEGPPSKRIRPDWPVDDRRYGGMPHDSYGSYGWAHDHFGPHPTHQGYGQPMPPVPARDAVLPMGPTDGPPTMMTFKAFLAAQDDSITVDDAIQKYNEYKLEFRRQQLNEFFVAHKEEEWFKIKYHPEESVKRKEEQLAALKNRLNVFLELLEQGELDKVTVDVDKSEKLIRLLDTVVIKLEGGTEEDLKALDDPAPVEITNDKPDKNDSDKGVVIDVDEIKVKDEKENTVNDKEQKSESPKPTAPLTMEIDPHLRQLQEQAKLFCRYNSAPGTEPDQEVPEKEPPPPGSSSSSSSSSSSSSSSEDEGETNNRRQKSKSKSKTPEKSPKQKERSKSPVEKIDDSKEKDENHDNKSDTANDVVVEKKESRALHKTTSIFLRNLAPTITKAEVEAMCKRYGGFLRVALADPLPERRWFRRGWVTFRREVNIKDICWNLNNIRLRECELGAIVNRDLQRRIRAVSGVTLERAVLRADARLAARLAHHLDTRTRLWRDARADADDADADRADENFSLNSKNPVLHKITEHLIEEASTEEEELLGLEASSESTTQDQPDPELIRVLDRLVLYLRIVHSVDYYNHCEYPYEDEMPNRCGIMHARSGPPANKPTQQEIQDYIKTFEGKMSAFLQDVKPLSEEELQKLGIKDPDAEVEKFIQANTQELSKDKWLCPLSGKKFKGPDFIRKHIFNKHGEKVDEVRHEVSYFNAYVRDVRRPQQPEPPARAAPPAAHAPPPHPYGGSGGGGARGWGWGGWAPPQPYAPRHPRFSRPRGGGAEFRPVIHYRDLDAPREPDEFV